The stretch of DNA TCTGTGAGTAGCTCTTTGCCCACGGTAGCATACACCTGCGGATTTTCGAGGTTGCTGAGCGGCATCTTACCCACGTACTCCGACTGCTTGCGGGCGAAGCGGTTCACGCGGGCACCATTCACAATTACCTCCTTGAGCTGCTCCGCGTTTTCTGCCAGGGTAAAGTCTAGGGTTACGGATTGACCGCCACTTATCGATACGGCTTTCTCTTCGGTTTTGAGGCCTACTGCCGTAACCACCACCTTGTACTGCCCGTCGCGCACTCGCTCAATTACATACTGCCCCTGGCTGTTTGTAATAGCTCCTTGCCCCTTACCCTTCAAACCAATAGTTACTGATTCAGCGGGGCGCCCGTCGGCGGTGGTTATGGTGCCCTGGATGGTAGCCGTTTGCTGAGCCAGCGCTGTAAGGGAGCAGGTGGTAAGAGTAGAAATCAGGCCGAGGTGTTGCAGAGGTTTCATGCGCATTGTTATTTAGAATCTTTCTAAAACAATGCAAATAAACAGACTGAAACTTCCCCAAGGAAATTTGTTTATAATAATTCTAAATAATACAGCGAATTTACTGTTAATAAACAGGAGAATACCTGTGAGGTACTTTCTTAAAATCTTCATTAATTGATAGCACTTATCCATGTTTAATTAAAAACTATATTAGTCTAAATAAATTGCGCTATTCGAGTATTGATATAGTATATTTGGGTTGTTTAATCCCCTTAAATTGCATTCTCCGAATGAAACAACTTCTTCTAATTTTTGCCTTGTTTTTAACATCGGCAGTTGCTTTTGCACAAACCCCAACGCAGAAAGTATATGCTGCAGTAGTAAAAAATAAAGTTCCCGATGTGGAGGCCCTGCTAGCCGGTGGCGCCGATGCAAACGCACCCGTAGAAATGGTACCTGGCTTTCCAACTACTTTCTTGATCATTGCCGCTGGTCACGGGCAGCTTGATGTAGTAAAGGCCCTAGTAAAACACAAAGCCCAAGTAGATAAAACCGACAGCTTTGCCGCCACCGCTCTCATGGCCGCCGCTGCCAACGGCAGCCTAGATGTAGTCGAGTTCCTGCTCGCCAACGGGGCCAACCCCAAGGCCAAAGACAAAGATGGCAAGGACGTATTAGCCAATGCTAAAGAAGGCGGCAACGCCGACGTAGTAAAGCTGATTCAGACCAAGGCCAAATAATAGCCTCTCATAGGCTACTATACGAAGGGCGGACAAATATATCCGCCCTTTGTTCGTTAGGCTCCTTGCAACAATCCGACCGGCGGTAGTTCTAAAACCGGCATCACTCTACCCATTACCTGCTGCAACGTTAGCCCCTAAGCAGGCCGCTCCTCCGGTAGTACTATAGTGGCCTATGCTCACTTTATAGCGCTGCTGGCTTAGCTGCCGCAGTAATTAGGTGGTATAGCATGGCGCCAAACGTAAGCAGCCAGGCCAGCAGCGCCACATATATACTATAGGCCGGGACGACGCGTAACGCGGGCAGCGGCAAGGCTTCGGCGAGGCGGAGGGTGGCGGCGGTATACATGCCCAGCGGAAACACCATGCTCCAGTACGTAGGAGCATACTGGAAGGGAGGGCGCGTTGTAAGGTGGTTCCAGAGCCGCAGCCCCGCTACCAACGGAATCCACCAAGTGCTCACGGCCCAAAACAGCAGGCTACCCCCTTTTATAAAAGGCAGCAGATCAGGCAGGGCCTGGCTTTGCTTGAGGGAGGTTACTAACGTGGTGCCAGCCAGTACCGTTATAGCGCTGGCCCCTACCCCAATCCAGTAGGTCGCTCCAATTTCCTCACCGGCCAGTGGCTTGAACGTGAGGCGGTATACAAGCAAGCACATAAGCACAACGTACAACAACCCACCCAGCAGGAACAAGCTAAGCATGGTAAACAGGCTCACTTCTACTGGTACAGCCCAGCTCGAGGCTAGCTTTGTGCCCAACACCGCCAGCGATTCAGTGGCCACTACCATCAGCAGCCAACTGCCGTTTAGGCCTTTACCCAGCTGAGGCTTAGCATCACCAATGCTTACCCCAAACCAAAAGGCATATAGTAGCACTACCCAGGCCCCGGCTCCCAGCAGCCAGAGTGCACTGCCCAAGCCCGAGTTATGCTGCAGCTGCACTACCTGGCTGCCTAGCAGGCAGGTGGCGGGCACAAAGGCCAGGAAGGTTGCCCCCTTTTCGTGCGAGGTTAGCTCGGCCCGCAAACCGGCAAAGGCAGTAATGGCGCGCAGGAACAGCAGGACCAGCAACAGCGGATAGACCAGAACATTCAGGTACAACAGCGCTTCAGCCAAGTCCTTCATTTGCAGCGCTTCCGCTGCCAGGGAGATAACCCCTGTTGACATGACCAAGGCAAAGTAGATGGGCTGAAACTGCTGAATGATATTCCTCATGGAGGGCCGGGCTCAGTGGAGAGGCCTAGTCATATACTACTGCCTCAAGCCCGGTGTTAATGCCGAGCTATACGCAACAAGGGGAGCCCCACTTGGTGTGGGGCTCCCCTTAGTAAAGTAAATACCCCTTCCTACTGGCCTAGCGCAGTTTCTCCTGGAAGAAAGCCAGCGTGAGTGCCCAGGCTTCAGCGGCGGCCTGAGGATGGTAGCTGGGCCGCTCGTCGCAGTGGAAGCCGTGGTCGGCGTAGGAGATGAAGGTGTTGATGTAAGGTTTACCGGCGGCCTCCACCGCGTCGGTTACCTGCGCAATGTGCTCTTTGCTGATGTGCTGGTCTAGGCCACCCCAGAAGAACAGGTGCGGGGCGTGCAGGTCCTGGGCGCGGTCTTTCAGCAGGTGGGTACCGCCGCCGTAGTACGACACGCCTGCTGCCAGCGGCAACGCGGCATTCGCCAGAAACGACACGCGCCCACCCAGGCAAAACCCAATACTGCCAATCTTATCCGTCACATTTTCCTGGCTCCGCAGCCAGTCGAAGCAGGCTTGCAGGTCGGCGGTGAGGCCTTCAGGCGTAATAGCGCTATAGTGCGGCAAGGCACCGGCAAAATTGGAATACGGAATTTCCAGGCCCGGCTCAGCGGTGCGGTGGAACAGCTCAGGCGCAATAACTACGTAGCCCGCCTGGGCCAACCGATCGGCTACGTTGCGGATGTGGCCGTTAACGCCGAAAGCTTCCTGCAGCAGCAAAATGCCTGGGTGCGGGCCTTCCGCCGCCGGAAAAGCCGTGTACGCATTAAACTGGGTGTTATCGGAGGCGGTGAGGGAAACCGCATTGGGGTAGCTCATGAGGTGAAGTGGTGAAGAGTGAAATTGTGGAGAGTTGATGAAGTGGAAGTACGTGTAAAAGCGAAGTACTCTATAAGATTGTGAGCAAGACAAGCGTACCAGCGTTGTTGTTTACCTTCTCACCATGGCTTATCACTTCATTTTTTCGCCATTTCATTAGCGCTTCCCATTTTAATCATCACTCCAGTAATTTATTTCCCCTTCTCCCCCCGCATCTGCAATAGGCGCACAATGAGGCCAGTCCAGCCGGTTTGATGGTTAGCGCCCAGGCCGTAGCCATTGTCGCCGTGGAAGTACTCGTGGAAGAGCAGGTTCTCACGGAAGTGTGGATCGGTTTGCAGCAGCTCATTATTGCCGAGAGCCGGGCGGCGGCCATGCTCATCCTTAAGGAGCAGCTTGGTAAGTCGGCTGGCTAGTTCCTGGGCTACCTGGTTCAGGTTAAGCAGCACGCCCGAGCCGGTGGGGTACTCTACCTTAAACTTCTCGTCGTAGTAGAAGTGGAACCGCTGCAACGACTCTACAATGAGGTAGTTGATGGGAAACCAAATGGGGCCCCGCCAGTTGCTGTTGCCCCCAAACATGCTGCTCTCGGCCTCGCCGGGTACGTACTGCACCACAAAGTCATCGTCCTCGGTGCTGAACACATAAGGGTGCTCCAGGTGGTAGCGCGACATAGCCCTAATGCCAAACTCTGAGAGGAACTCCGTTTCATCGAGCATGCGAGTGAGCAGGCGTTTGAGGCGGGAGCGGCGCAGCAGGCTCAGCAGGTGGCGGGCACCTTTGCCCGGCTCTTCCCAGCGTGAAACCAGCTGTGCCAGATGAGGGCGGTTCTCCAGGAGCCAGCGGGCCCGCTCCGTAAACTCGGGCATGGCATCCAGCATTTCCTGATCAATCACCTCTACCGCAAACAGCGGAATCAGGCCCACAATAGACCGCACTTT from Hymenobacter taeanensis encodes:
- a CDS encoding dienelactone hydrolase family protein; its protein translation is MSYPNAVSLTASDNTQFNAYTAFPAAEGPHPGILLLQEAFGVNGHIRNVADRLAQAGYVVIAPELFHRTAEPGLEIPYSNFAGALPHYSAITPEGLTADLQACFDWLRSQENVTDKIGSIGFCLGGRVSFLANAALPLAAGVSYYGGGTHLLKDRAQDLHAPHLFFWGGLDQHISKEHIAQVTDAVEAAGKPYINTFISYADHGFHCDERPSYHPQAAAEAWALTLAFFQEKLR
- a CDS encoding ankyrin repeat domain-containing protein, yielding MKQLLLIFALFLTSAVAFAQTPTQKVYAAVVKNKVPDVEALLAGGADANAPVEMVPGFPTTFLIIAAGHGQLDVVKALVKHKAQVDKTDSFAATALMAAAANGSLDVVEFLLANGANPKAKDKDGKDVLANAKEGGNADVVKLIQTKAK
- a CDS encoding tellurite resistance/C4-dicarboxylate transporter family protein; this translates as MRNIIQQFQPIYFALVMSTGVISLAAEALQMKDLAEALLYLNVLVYPLLLVLLFLRAITAFAGLRAELTSHEKGATFLAFVPATCLLGSQVVQLQHNSGLGSALWLLGAGAWVVLLYAFWFGVSIGDAKPQLGKGLNGSWLLMVVATESLAVLGTKLASSWAVPVEVSLFTMLSLFLLGGLLYVVLMCLLVYRLTFKPLAGEEIGATYWIGVGASAITVLAGTTLVTSLKQSQALPDLLPFIKGGSLLFWAVSTWWIPLVAGLRLWNHLTTRPPFQYAPTYWSMVFPLGMYTAATLRLAEALPLPALRVVPAYSIYVALLAWLLTFGAMLYHLITAAAKPAAL